Below is a window of Virgibacillus sp. NKC19-3 DNA.
GTACTAATTCCTACGTTGTTTTTCCATCTCCTGTTTGTAAACCTTATAATCCGCTTCCGAAAACAAGGTCATTCTAACTAGGCCAAAAGAATGGCGGCTTAAAAAATCGATGATGGTACCTGTAGCAACTTTTGCCGCTAACTCCACCGGAAACCGATACACGCCTGTTGAAATCGAAGGGAAAGAAATGCTTTTCAGCTCCTTTTCCATTGCGAGATCAAGTGCATGGCGATAGCAATCTGCCAGCAGCTCCTCGTTATTTGTGGTATTGTTATTCCAGACAGGACCAACCGTATGAATGACATGCGCAGCGGGCAGGTTATATCCTTTGGTTAGCACTACGTCGCCCGTGGGCAAATATGCACCATCTAAATCATCGGCACGAACTTTCCTGCATGCCTCAAGCAATTCCTTTCCTGCTGCTTGATGTATCGCGCCATCTACCCCGCCGCCACCAAGAAGTGTGCCGTTTGCTGCATTGACAATAGCATCTGTATGCTGTTTGGTGATATCTCCCACGATTAGTTCAAACTCGTTTTCGTTGATTGTCATTTTCATACTGATTTCACCTCACGTGATAGAATCATTCGATTAGCTTCACAAAAGTGGAAGGTACTACTTTCGCACCAAGAATAAAGATGCAAGGGAGCATTCACGCTTTCTAACCATCAATGAAATAGCCCTGTTTCTTTCGATTTTTCCACTAACTTTTTGGTTTGCTTGTTAATGGGTTTCTTTAAGAAGGCACCAATAAGGATAAATCCTATACCAAACATCGATAATACTGCTAGGTCATATGCCACTTTGGTCCATATAATTCCACCCAAAGCTTCCCGCATCAAGTCAACAGCATACGTGAATGGAAGGAATGGGCTGATCATTTGGAAGAACTCAGGTAACAAGATAACCGGATACGTACCACCTGAACCGGCAATTTGTAAGACAAGTAACACAATAGCCATTGCTTTTCCTACATCACCAAACACAGATACTACCGTATAGATAATGGACATAAAGACAAGACTGATAAACAGTCCAAACACAATGAACCATCCAGGATGGGCAAACTCCACACCCAACAGGAAAATGTCCCCTGAAGTTACAACCAATGTCTGCAATAAACCAATACCGGCAAAGGTCATCAATCGACCAAAATAGTTTTCCCTCATGGTGAACGTTTCCGCATCATGCGGCTCTGTAGCCAATAGAGAAATAAGTAATAATCCACCAACCCATATCGCTAATATCGTATAGAAAGGTGTCATCCCTGTACCATAATTCGTAACGGGGAAAACCTTATTCTCACTCAGTTCAACTGGTTCCTCAAAAAATCCGCTTTCCGCTTCCGGATCATTTTGCAATAATTGAATGATCTCATTAATGTCTGTTTCATCCTGAAGGTTGCGTATTCTATCCGCTAGCTCTGTCACCTTACTATACACATATGGGTACTCTCCAAGCACGGACTCTAACGTCCCCTTACCTTCTGCCAGATTATCATCTGTACTGTCCAGAATCCCTTCCACTTCCGGAATGGTGTCCTGAATTTCCACCAAAATTCCTCTCGCATCAGCTAAGGTTGTTTTAGCCTGAGCCACTTCCTCCATGACCGTTGGTTCAATGGTTTCCTTGTACTCTTTTACAAAGGCATCAATATTCTCCGACGTTTCCTCTGCTCGCTCTTGAAGATCCCCAACTACTGTTTCAACTTCATCCCTTTTTTCATCAATAAACGCATCAACCGATTCGCTCTGGGCTTGCACATTTTCCAACTGTGTCTTTAAATCCGCTAATTGCTCAAGCGCCTGATCAATACGCTCTTCATTTAATTCGTTATCTTCATTCGAATCGTCTTTTCCATTTGATTCATTATCCTCGTTCGATTCATCTTCATCATTTGATTCGTTATCTTCATTTAATGGTTCTTGATTATTTTGTTCCTGAAGCTGCTGCAGGCCATCTTCCACTGTTTCAATCGTTTGAATAGCCTCATTTACATCTGTATTAATTTGGTCGGTAAGCTGCTCCCCGTTACTAAAATCAAACTCCGTTAATTGAATATCCTGAATAAAATTATTCGTATTCGTTGCAATACCTTGTACCCGTTCAAGGTCCTCTTCGATTTGAGGCGCCATTTCGTTCAAACGATCTTCCGCATCTGTCAAAAACGACGTCGTCTCATCAATGGTTCCCAGGCCCTCATCTGTAACGCGTTCGACTTCGGGAATTAAACCTTGGGCCCTATCAATGACATCCTCCGCATTCGTTGCATCTGTTAATGTGTCATTTAATAATTCATGGACCTGCGGCAATTGCTCTTCAGTTTCAAAAATATAATTCTCAAAGTTTTCGATATCCGGTAAATCATTTTCCAACTCTATTCCTATATTATTGAACAAATCAAAAATGACACCATTGACAGTGGCTATGAAATTACTGCTTACCTGGTCGACAATCACACTTGCCCCTTGATCCGTCATCTTTGGTGCGATGGCGTTTAATTTCTCATTTACATAATATTCTACGTTTGCCTTCTCCGGTTGACCACTGGCTACTGTAGAAAGATTTTCGGAAAAATTTTCAGGGATAATAATAACCGCAAAATAATCACCATACTCCAAATTTTCCATTGCCGTATCCCGATCAGTGAACTGCCAATCCATTGAATCGTTATCTTTTAATGTATCTACTAACTCATCACCGACATTTATATCTTCATCCCGAACGTTAGATCCCACATCTTCATCTACCACACCGATGGGTATTTGATCCGTTTGTCCGTAGGGATCCCACGCCGCCTTGATATTAAGCCATGCGTATAATGATGGTAATAAAATCAATCCGCCAATTAAAATAGCTGCCACCCAGTTGGTTCCTACGTTTTTTCCATCATTCTTAAATATATTCCAGCTATTTTTCATGTTGTACCTTCCTTACTTATGGTGATAGCTTGCTTACGTTAGTTAACCGACAAAAGGATTAGTTGCTTAGCACCGGTGACTTTTGAACAACCACAATATAGCATGATTATAGCAAATCGTTTTCCATCATTCCAAGATTTAATCAGATTATGCATTTTCAAAGGGCTTTATCACTCCTAATATAGCCCTTATGTAAGGAACGTCCAAATCAACGGCCTCCGCCAGCCGCACTGCTCCTGCGTGCAAATGATCTACTTCAAGTGTCAAGCCTTTTCGCCGATCTTTATGCATGGAAGATGTAGCGTCCGGGTCCAATTTGCTTATATTCTGTTTGGCTGCTTCCACTTCTGCATCCGTTAACCTCGCGTCATACCTATTGGCCAACAGCTTCATTTCATGTAAAAGCATCTCCACGATATGAAACGTTTCTTCGTTTTCACGAATCGGCCCGATGGTTAAGTTAGTCGCCGTTGTCACCCCTGATAATGCGTTGATAAACATATATTTTCTCCAAAGTTCCCATGAAATATCCATACTATTTCGGCTGTCCATCACAGCAGGTTCGGCGATTTCCTCGATTTGCCTACATAGATCCTTTTGAGAATCCTCCAGTGGACCAAAGATCAGTTGATGTGCATCACCGGAATGCACCACATGGCCCTGTTCATTTAAGGTTGCAAAAATGAACGACAAGCCGCCGATAACAGATGCCTTGCCTAGCGTATCCTGTAAAATTCGAATATGTTCCATACCATTTAATACCGGCAACACATAGGCCCCTTTAGCCGTTAATGCTTCTAAATGTTCAAGCGTGCCTTGCAGATGATAGCCTTTGACACTTACGAATACAAGATCGACAGCCTCAATCTCCCCAGGATCTGTTACGATCTTCGGGTTTTCCACGATATAATCGCCGTATGGACTATTGATCTTGATCCCATGTTCCCTAATTTGCGCTGCTCTTTTTTCCCTGACTAAAAATGTTACATCTTCCCCTGCTTCTATCCAGCGTGCCCCAAAATAAACCCCTAATGCACCTGCACCTATGACAACGATTCGCATAATACTCCTCCTCCGTCGTTATAGCAGTTATTATAACCATTACTTAAATCTGCCATTTCCATTTTTTTATATGTTACTATTATTGTATGCAAATTCACGGAAAAAGAAAAATAATTCCTGATAGAAGTTGCTAAAACCCATCTCATAAGCCAAAATGCAGCCTACAAACCGGCGAATGCAATTGGTTTATTTTTGTTTTACTCTTGCAGTTAATGGGTATATATAAATAATTTAATCTTTATTTCTATTTGCAATATCTTTTCGTTATACATACACTATTGATAAAGTGAAGAGGTTGCTTTACGTCTTCATCAATAAGACATTGGAATTGAGAAAGGGGGTATTTTCGGTAATGGCATCTGTAGATACAAACAGAAACCTTGCATTGGCATATATACTTTGGTTCTTCCTGGGTCAATTAGGCATTCACCGTTTTTATACCGGTCGTGTCGGATCGGGAATTGCTCAATTACTGCTCGGCCTAGTTGGATGGGGCACTACCTGGTTATTCATTGGTTGGATACCTCTTGTTATTCTTTGGATATGGCTATTCATAGATATTTTCCTCATACCAGGCATGTGTCGCAATCCACGTTAAGCCGTTTATTTAAAAATTTGGAGACTGTACAAGCGGTTAGCCTTGCCACAGTCTCTCCTCATTCCAGCCTCCGGTCACAAATAGCAACCAATGGGCAGCCTTCACATATCGGTGTATGCTTACAATGGGTTTTCGCATGTTCTACTATAAGTGCATGAAATTCATTATACAGCCTGAGGTCACCGGATACGTTTTCCTCTACCTTTTTCCGAAATGCATCATACGTTTTCGGCATATTAAACCCAATCCGGTAGAAAATCCGCCGTGCATAAGCATCCACAACGAAAATCGGCTTATCACATGCATATAAAAGCATCACATCTGCGGTCTCTCTACCAATGCCATTGATCGTTAATAATTCCCGGCGCAGTTTTGACTTGTCCACGCGTTTCATGCGATCCATCTCAAAATGATAGTCTTTGAACCATCCCAAAAATGCCTTGATTCGCTTTGCCTTTATATTAAAGAAACCGCTGGAGCGAATCAGCTCGGCAAGTTCCTCCACAGGCATGCGATACATTGTCTCAGGTTCCAGATAAGGCCGCAAATGATGAAGTGCTTTGTCCACATTTCGCCAATTTGTATTTTGCACAAGGATAGCGCCAATCATCATCTCAAACGTTGTCTCCGCAGGCCACCAGTTTTGCGGACCATAATAGTCGTACAGTTTTTCATACATCCGTTGATATGCATGTTCCATCAGCTATTTTCCAGCTCCAGCAAGCGCTCCTTCGTTGGAATACCCCCGCGAAACCCTGTCATTTCCCCGTTTTTTCCAACAACTCGGTGACATGGTACAACAATCATCACAGGATTGGCACCGATGGCCGCGCCAACAGCACGCACGGCATTTGGTTTGCCAATGTTTTCAGCTATATCGGTATATGTCCACTTTTCACCGTATGGAATATGTTGTAGCTCTGTCCATACGCTTTCCTGAAAAGTTGTGCCCATAAAATCTACCGAGACGTCAAAGGCTTGCCGTTCCCCATTAAAATATTCCACCAATTCTTCCGCATACGTTGCTACTTTATCCCAATCTTCAATTAGTGTTGCTTCTGGCCTTTTTTTCGTAAACCAGTTTTTCACTTCATCAAACGCTTCATTTGGCGAGCCGACAAAGCAAAGCCCATTTTCCGTTGCTACTAGATAAAGCGACCAGTCACGGGAATTGATCTTCCCATAATATGCTTCCCTTTTATATGACATGTTTGGCACCTCTTTTTGACGGTTTTTTTCGAATATCTGTCCAGTAAGAGCTTAGCTTAGTTAGAATTTTAAGTTGAGACCACTTACGGATCTCTACGTTTATTGTAACATGTGGGGGAAGATTCAGGCTTGATGAGCTCGAGTTCGGTTCTTTCGAGTTTTCGATCGCCTAAACAAGAGCTCAGGAGGATAGGAGTCAGCCATTAGCTTCTCCAAGCATCTTCTTGATAGCAACAGCCACACCGTGCTCCTTATTTGTTTTCGTCCGGTGCGTACATATTTCCTTGATTTCCTCTTCGGCGTTTTCCATCGCAACAGCACGTCCGGCGATATGCAACATGCTCGCGTCATTCAAATTATCACCTAGTGCCATGACATCTTTCATGTCGATTCCCATGCTACGCGCTAAGTTCTCAAGGGCGATACCTTTTTGCGCTTTTGGATGATTAAATTCAAGATTAATAGCACCTGAGGATGTAACCGTAACCGCGTCTTCCCTTAAAAATTGCCCCCGGACTATATCCAATCGTTCCTTTTCCAACGAAAAGCCCAGGATTTTAAAAATTTCAAGGTTTTCCATCGTATACAGATCATCATAATTATCAATGAAAGCGACACGTTCCTCTTGCATACGATTCTCTGCCCGCTTTCGTATTTCCGCTTCAGACATTTCCGGGTTGGCTGATTTCATGACATCCATCATAACTTCCACAAAATACTCCCTGCTGGTGGAATAGATACCATGATTGGTGAAAAATTCAAGGTACATATCCGCCTTCAGGCAAACGTCTTGAATGCTGCGTACCATTTCTATATCCAGCGGCACACTTCTTACCACTTGTTTATCAGAAGTATATGTTCTTGCTCCATTCATGGAAATAATTGGGCAGGTTATACCTACTTCCTGAAGCGGTTTGCTTGCAGCACCATGAGACCGGCCGGTGGCAACAACAAACGCCAAGCCTCCAGCTATGGCTTTTTTAATTGCTTGTGCATTCTCTTTACTAACCTCACCTTGTTCGTTTAATAGAGTACCATCTAAGTCTGTTGCAATCAGTTTCATATCTTTCTCCTATCTATTTTAACAGTAGCAGGTAACCGAAAACATGCTACCACTATTTTATACGGGAATACCTATCTATTTTAACGCCTTTATCCTAATAAGAATTCGTCTCTAATCTCCCAAGTCGCCCGCTCATATGCACCACGTCATCCGCTAATTTTTGAAGGCGGGACAGGATTTGTTCATCTTGTATCTCCTTTTTCGCATTAAAATACTTTTCCTCGATAAACACATACTGTGGTAACGTCATAGCTTTCATATAGGAAAGAATGGGTTTAAGCTGATGCTCCACCACTAAATGATGCTTGGCA
It encodes the following:
- a CDS encoding O-acetyl-ADP-ribose deacetylase, with product MKMTINENEFELIVGDITKQHTDAIVNAANGTLLGGGGVDGAIHQAAGKELLEACRKVRADDLDGAYLPTGDVVLTKGYNLPAAHVIHTVGPVWNNNTTNNEELLADCYRHALDLAMEKELKSISFPSISTGVYRFPVELAAKVATGTIIDFLSRHSFGLVRMTLFSEADYKVYKQEMEKQRRN
- a CDS encoding YhgE/Pip domain-containing protein, with the protein product MKNSWNIFKNDGKNVGTNWVAAILIGGLILLPSLYAWLNIKAAWDPYGQTDQIPIGVVDEDVGSNVRDEDINVGDELVDTLKDNDSMDWQFTDRDTAMENLEYGDYFAVIIIPENFSENLSTVASGQPEKANVEYYVNEKLNAIAPKMTDQGASVIVDQVSSNFIATVNGVIFDLFNNIGIELENDLPDIENFENYIFETEEQLPQVHELLNDTLTDATNAEDVIDRAQGLIPEVERVTDEGLGTIDETTSFLTDAEDRLNEMAPQIEEDLERVQGIATNTNNFIQDIQLTEFDFSNGEQLTDQINTDVNEAIQTIETVEDGLQQLQEQNNQEPLNEDNESNDEDESNEDNESNGKDDSNEDNELNEERIDQALEQLADLKTQLENVQAQSESVDAFIDEKRDEVETVVGDLQERAEETSENIDAFVKEYKETIEPTVMEEVAQAKTTLADARGILVEIQDTIPEVEGILDSTDDNLAEGKGTLESVLGEYPYVYSKVTELADRIRNLQDETDINEIIQLLQNDPEAESGFFEEPVELSENKVFPVTNYGTGMTPFYTILAIWVGGLLLISLLATEPHDAETFTMRENYFGRLMTFAGIGLLQTLVVTSGDIFLLGVEFAHPGWFIVFGLFISLVFMSIIYTVVSVFGDVGKAMAIVLLVLQIAGSGGTYPVILLPEFFQMISPFLPFTYAVDLMREALGGIIWTKVAYDLAVLSMFGIGFILIGAFLKKPINKQTKKLVEKSKETGLFH
- a CDS encoding ketopantoate reductase family protein, which encodes MRIVVIGAGALGVYFGARWIEAGEDVTFLVREKRAAQIREHGIKINSPYGDYIVENPKIVTDPGEIEAVDLVFVSVKGYHLQGTLEHLEALTAKGAYVLPVLNGMEHIRILQDTLGKASVIGGLSFIFATLNEQGHVVHSGDAHQLIFGPLEDSQKDLCRQIEEIAEPAVMDSRNSMDISWELWRKYMFINALSGVTTATNLTIGPIRENEETFHIVEMLLHEMKLLANRYDARLTDAEVEAAKQNISKLDPDATSSMHKDRRKGLTLEVDHLHAGAVRLAEAVDLDVPYIRAILGVIKPFENA
- a CDS encoding TM2 domain-containing protein — encoded protein: MASVDTNRNLALAYILWFFLGQLGIHRFYTGRVGSGIAQLLLGLVGWGTTWLFIGWIPLVILWIWLFIDIFLIPGMCRNPR
- a CDS encoding endonuclease III domain-containing protein gives rise to the protein MEHAYQRMYEKLYDYYGPQNWWPAETTFEMMIGAILVQNTNWRNVDKALHHLRPYLEPETMYRMPVEELAELIRSSGFFNIKAKRIKAFLGWFKDYHFEMDRMKRVDKSKLRRELLTINGIGRETADVMLLYACDKPIFVVDAYARRIFYRIGFNMPKTYDAFRKKVEENVSGDLRLYNEFHALIVEHAKTHCKHTPICEGCPLVAICDRRLE
- a CDS encoding methylated-DNA--[protein]-cysteine S-methyltransferase translates to MSYKREAYYGKINSRDWSLYLVATENGLCFVGSPNEAFDEVKNWFTKKRPEATLIEDWDKVATYAEELVEYFNGERQAFDVSVDFMGTTFQESVWTELQHIPYGEKWTYTDIAENIGKPNAVRAVGAAIGANPVMIVVPCHRVVGKNGEMTGFRGGIPTKERLLELENS
- a CDS encoding Cof-type HAD-IIB family hydrolase gives rise to the protein MKLIATDLDGTLLNEQGEVSKENAQAIKKAIAGGLAFVVATGRSHGAASKPLQEVGITCPIISMNGARTYTSDKQVVRSVPLDIEMVRSIQDVCLKADMYLEFFTNHGIYSTSREYFVEVMMDVMKSANPEMSEAEIRKRAENRMQEERVAFIDNYDDLYTMENLEIFKILGFSLEKERLDIVRGQFLREDAVTVTSSGAINLEFNHPKAQKGIALENLARSMGIDMKDVMALGDNLNDASMLHIAGRAVAMENAEEEIKEICTHRTKTNKEHGVAVAIKKMLGEANG